A region of Arabidopsis thaliana chromosome 5, partial sequence DNA encodes the following proteins:
- a CDS encoding Transducin/WD40 repeat-like superfamily protein (Transducin/WD40 repeat-like superfamily protein; CONTAINS InterPro DOMAIN/s: WD40 repeat 2 (InterPro:IPR019782), WD40 repeat, conserved site (InterPro:IPR019775), WD40 repeat (InterPro:IPR001680), G-protein beta WD-40 repeat, region (InterPro:IPR020472), WD40 repeat-like-containing domain (InterPro:IPR011046), WD40-repeat-containing domain (InterPro:IPR017986), WD40/YVTN repeat-like-containing domain (InterPro:IPR015943), WD40 repeat, subgroup (InterPro:IPR019781); BEST Arabidopsis thaliana protein match is: Transducin/WD40 repeat-like superfamily protein (TAIR:AT5G53500.1); Has 26091 Blast hits to 16604 proteins in 671 species: Archae - 60; Bacteria - 5328; Metazoa - 9578; Fungi - 5238; Plants - 2794; Viruses - 3; Other Eukaryotes - 3090 (source: NCBI BLink).), with protein sequence MESLIEEEEESRFFDAHEEIASCSSPCKIESPSSISGEFRYDVWIKSPGNTEERREKFLKWMGLSSTVNESKSGNVYRLSSSVNESAVLMSLKSDDDEFSSSRCDSFSPSESVDRVVNESLCKEEGEVDSGMVLRNLGFVDDGDISSSLCSLSSSPVSDKIVKEHGEPKLLPDPMVAEEEREVSGIMKRVKEKWLSRLYKVRNKRSAGGDDNGGEVAVCGSRIERVKVKEYKKEAKELSALFKGQEIQAHEGAILAMKFSPDGRYLASAGEDGVLRVWSVVEDERCEEHDVPKIDPSCIYFEVSKLSELRPVAVEKDGITGSLMSPRKTTESACVIIPPKIFRVLDKPLHEFLGHSGDILDISWSKNNRLLSASVDNSVRLWQIGCEDCLGIFSHNNYVTSVQFNPVDDDHFISGSIDGKVRIWSASQCQVVDWADARGIVTAVCYQPDGQAVIIGTLTSDCRFYNVSGHCLQLDGHICLHNKKKSSNKRIIGFQFLLQFDSTDPSRVMVASADSQVRIISGRNVVHKYKGSRNAGNQISASFTADGKHIVSACDDSSVYVWNCVGHDPEQSSPGFFSHTKRLKIRSFEKFSADVSVAIPWCGFTPVLSGGSELSPSLFSLGREYVLDSPKGSATWPEEKLASSFSPVKAIRRSHYKFLRSSCRRTSESSHLWGLVIVTGGWDGRIKLFHNYGLPVPV encoded by the exons ATGGAATCActaattgaagaagaagaagagtctcGATTTTTCGATGCTCACGAAGAAATCGCATCTTGTTCAAGTCCTTGTAAAATCGAATCTCCATCGTCGATTTCTGGAGAATTTCGTTACGATGTTTGGATCAAAAGCCCTGGTAACACTGAGGAGCGTCGTGAGAAGTTTTTGAAGTGGATGGGTTTAAGTAGTACTGTAAACGAATCGAAATCAGGTAATGTGTATCGGTTATCGAGCTCGGTTAACGAATCAGCGGTTTTGATGAGTTTGAAATCTGATGACGATGAGTTTAGCTCTTCTCGTTGTGATTCTTTTAGTCCAAGTGAGAGTGTAGATAGAGTTGTGAATGAGAGTTTGTGtaaagaggaaggagaagtAGATAGTGGTATGGTTTTGAggaatttgggttttgttgatgatggtgatattAGCTCTAGTCTTTgttctttatcatcatctcctgTATCGGATAAGATTGTGAAGGAACATGGTGAACCTAAGTTGTTACCAGACCCGATGGTTGCTGAGGAGGAACGGGAAGTAAGTGGGATTATGAAGAGGGTTAAGGAGAAATGGTTGAGTCGGTTGTACAAAGTGCGGAACAAGCGAAGTGCGGGAGGAGATGATAATGGCGGTGAAGTTGCGGTTTGCGGGAGTAGGATTGAGAGAGTGAAGGTGAAAGAGTATAAAAAAGAGGCTAAGGAGCTTTCTGCTCTTTTTAAAGGTCAAGAGATACAAGCTCATGAAGGAGCGATTCTCGCTATGAAGTTTAGTCCTGATGGGAGGTATCTTGCGAGTGCTGGTGAAGATGGGGTTTTGCGGGTTTGGAGTGTTGTTGAAGACGAAAGATGTGAAGAACATGATGTTCCTAAGATTGATCCTTCTTGTATATACTTTGAAGTGAGTAAACTCTCTGAGTTGAGACCGGTGGCTGTAGAAAAGGATGGGATTACTGGTTCGTTGATGAGTCCAAGGAAGACAACAGAGTCTGCTTGTGTTATTATTCCCCCAAAGATTTTTCGGGTTCTTGATAAACCGCTTCACGAGTTTCTCGGTCACAGTGGTGATATCCTTGATATCTCTTGGTCCAAGAACAAT CGTCTGTTGTCAGCTTCAGTAGACAATAGTGTTCGGCTTTGGCAGATCGGCTGTGAGGACTGTCTTGGAATCTTCTCTCACAATAACTACG TTACATCCGTTCAGTTTAACCCGGTTGATGATGATCACTTCATCAGTGGTTCCATAGATGGAAAAGTTCGTATCTGGTCAGCTTCACAGTGCCAAGTTGTAGATTGGGCCGATGCTAGAGGCATTGTAACCGCAGTTTGTTATCAACCTGATGGGCAG GCAGTGATTATCGGAACTTTGACAAGCGATTGTCGCTTCTACAATGTATCAG GCCACTGCCTTCAACTTGATGGTCATATATGTCTgcacaacaaaaagaagtcGTCGAATAAACGAATAATCGGCTTTCAG TTTCTTCTGCAGTTTGATTCTACTGACCCAAGCAGAGTCATGGTGGCATCAGCAGATTCACAAGTGAGGATCATTAGTGGTCGCAACGTTGTCCACAAATACAAAG GATCTCGAAATGCTGGAAACCAGATATCGGCATCTTTTACAGCAGACGGGAAGCATATAGTCTCTGCGTGTGACGATTCATCGGTCTACGTCTGGAACTGCGTTGGACACGACCCTGAACAGTCGTCTCCTGGTTTTTTCTCTCACACCAAACGACTTAAAATCCGATCATTCGAAAAATTCTCTGCGGATGTTTCAGTAGCTATCCCGTGGTGCGGATTTACGCCTGTACTCTCCGGCGGATCCGAGCTATCGCCATCGCTCTTCTCATTAGGGCGCGAGTACGTTCTCGATTCTCCCAAGGGATCTGCCACTTGGCCGGAAGAGAAGCTAGCGAGCTCGTTTTCTCCGGTGAAAGCGATCCGTAGATCGCATTACAAATTCCTCCGGTCTTCGTGCCGGAGAACGTCGGAGTCATCTCATCTCTGGGGATTGGTTATAGTCACCGGTGGTTGGGATGGACGGATCAAATTGTTTCACAACTATGGTTTGCCTGTTCCCGTTTGA
- a CDS encoding Transducin/WD40 repeat-like superfamily protein (Transducin/WD40 repeat-like superfamily protein; CONTAINS InterPro DOMAIN/s: WD40 repeat 2 (InterPro:IPR019782), WD40 repeat, conserved site (InterPro:IPR019775), WD40 repeat (InterPro:IPR001680), G-protein beta WD-40 repeat, region (InterPro:IPR020472), WD40 repeat-like-containing domain (InterPro:IPR011046), WD40-repeat-containing domain (InterPro:IPR017986), WD40/YVTN repeat-like-containing domain (InterPro:IPR015943), WD40 repeat, subgroup (InterPro:IPR019781); BEST Arabidopsis thaliana protein match is: Transducin/WD40 repeat-like superfamily protein (TAIR:AT5G53500.1); Has 26833 Blast hits to 16918 proteins in 673 species: Archae - 62; Bacteria - 5430; Metazoa - 9873; Fungi - 5372; Plants - 2902; Viruses - 3; Other Eukaryotes - 3191 (source: NCBI BLink).), whose product MESLIEEEEESRFFDAHEEIASCSSPCKIESPSSISGEFRYDVWIKSPGNTEERREKFLKWMGLSSTVNESKSGNVYRLSSSVNESAVLMSLKSDDDEFSSSRCDSFSPSESVDRVVNESLCKEEGEVDSGMVLRNLGFVDDGDISSSLCSLSSSPVSDKIVKEHGEPKLLPDPMVAEEEREVSGIMKRVKEKWLSRLYKVRNKRSAGGDDNGGEVAVCGSRIERVKVKEYKKEAKELSALFKGQEIQAHEGAILAMKFSPDGRYLASAGEDGVLRVWSVVEDERCEEHDVPKIDPSCIYFEVSKLSELRPVAVEKDGITGSLMSPRKTTESACVIIPPKIFRVLDKPLHEFLGHSGDILDISWSKNNRLLSASVDNSVRLWQIGCEDCLGIFSHNNYVTSVQFNPVDDDHFISGSIDGKVRIWSASQCQVVDWADARGIVTAVCYQPDGQAVIIGTLTSDCRFYNVSGHCLQLDGHICLHNKKKSSNKRIIGFQFDSTDPSRVMVASADSQVRIISGRNVVHKYKGSRNAGNQISASFTADGKHIVSACDDSSVYVWNCVGHDPEQSSPGFFSHTKRLKIRSFEKFSADVSVAIPWCGFTPVLSGGSELSPSLFSLGREYVLDSPKGSATWPEEKLASSFSPVKAIRRSHYKFLRSSCRRTSESSHLWGLVIVTGGWDGRIKLFHNYGLPVPV is encoded by the exons ATGGAATCActaattgaagaagaagaagagtctcGATTTTTCGATGCTCACGAAGAAATCGCATCTTGTTCAAGTCCTTGTAAAATCGAATCTCCATCGTCGATTTCTGGAGAATTTCGTTACGATGTTTGGATCAAAAGCCCTGGTAACACTGAGGAGCGTCGTGAGAAGTTTTTGAAGTGGATGGGTTTAAGTAGTACTGTAAACGAATCGAAATCAGGTAATGTGTATCGGTTATCGAGCTCGGTTAACGAATCAGCGGTTTTGATGAGTTTGAAATCTGATGACGATGAGTTTAGCTCTTCTCGTTGTGATTCTTTTAGTCCAAGTGAGAGTGTAGATAGAGTTGTGAATGAGAGTTTGTGtaaagaggaaggagaagtAGATAGTGGTATGGTTTTGAggaatttgggttttgttgatgatggtgatattAGCTCTAGTCTTTgttctttatcatcatctcctgTATCGGATAAGATTGTGAAGGAACATGGTGAACCTAAGTTGTTACCAGACCCGATGGTTGCTGAGGAGGAACGGGAAGTAAGTGGGATTATGAAGAGGGTTAAGGAGAAATGGTTGAGTCGGTTGTACAAAGTGCGGAACAAGCGAAGTGCGGGAGGAGATGATAATGGCGGTGAAGTTGCGGTTTGCGGGAGTAGGATTGAGAGAGTGAAGGTGAAAGAGTATAAAAAAGAGGCTAAGGAGCTTTCTGCTCTTTTTAAAGGTCAAGAGATACAAGCTCATGAAGGAGCGATTCTCGCTATGAAGTTTAGTCCTGATGGGAGGTATCTTGCGAGTGCTGGTGAAGATGGGGTTTTGCGGGTTTGGAGTGTTGTTGAAGACGAAAGATGTGAAGAACATGATGTTCCTAAGATTGATCCTTCTTGTATATACTTTGAAGTGAGTAAACTCTCTGAGTTGAGACCGGTGGCTGTAGAAAAGGATGGGATTACTGGTTCGTTGATGAGTCCAAGGAAGACAACAGAGTCTGCTTGTGTTATTATTCCCCCAAAGATTTTTCGGGTTCTTGATAAACCGCTTCACGAGTTTCTCGGTCACAGTGGTGATATCCTTGATATCTCTTGGTCCAAGAACAAT CGTCTGTTGTCAGCTTCAGTAGACAATAGTGTTCGGCTTTGGCAGATCGGCTGTGAGGACTGTCTTGGAATCTTCTCTCACAATAACTACG TTACATCCGTTCAGTTTAACCCGGTTGATGATGATCACTTCATCAGTGGTTCCATAGATGGAAAAGTTCGTATCTGGTCAGCTTCACAGTGCCAAGTTGTAGATTGGGCCGATGCTAGAGGCATTGTAACCGCAGTTTGTTATCAACCTGATGGGCAG GCAGTGATTATCGGAACTTTGACAAGCGATTGTCGCTTCTACAATGTATCAG GCCACTGCCTTCAACTTGATGGTCATATATGTCTgcacaacaaaaagaagtcGTCGAATAAACGAATAATCGGCTTTCAG TTTGATTCTACTGACCCAAGCAGAGTCATGGTGGCATCAGCAGATTCACAAGTGAGGATCATTAGTGGTCGCAACGTTGTCCACAAATACAAAG GATCTCGAAATGCTGGAAACCAGATATCGGCATCTTTTACAGCAGACGGGAAGCATATAGTCTCTGCGTGTGACGATTCATCGGTCTACGTCTGGAACTGCGTTGGACACGACCCTGAACAGTCGTCTCCTGGTTTTTTCTCTCACACCAAACGACTTAAAATCCGATCATTCGAAAAATTCTCTGCGGATGTTTCAGTAGCTATCCCGTGGTGCGGATTTACGCCTGTACTCTCCGGCGGATCCGAGCTATCGCCATCGCTCTTCTCATTAGGGCGCGAGTACGTTCTCGATTCTCCCAAGGGATCTGCCACTTGGCCGGAAGAGAAGCTAGCGAGCTCGTTTTCTCCGGTGAAAGCGATCCGTAGATCGCATTACAAATTCCTCCGGTCTTCGTGCCGGAGAACGTCGGAGTCATCTCATCTCTGGGGATTGGTTATAGTCACCGGTGGTTGGGATGGACGGATCAAATTGTTTCACAACTATGGTTTGCCTGTTCCCGTTTGA